The genomic region TTGTGGCCGCCGGCCGGGGTGCTCTTCGATGAATTGTTTCAAAAAAGGTGCTCCGTGCTCGCGCCAGAGCTCGCGGGGGTCCTCACCTCGCGGCCCCTTCATTCCATCGCGGAGCTGAGAAGCGAACATCCGTTCCCATTCGTTGCCTTCCACATGGGCGCCGTTGTCGGTCAAAAATGCCCGAATATAGCCCGGTAACTGCTGCCAGCTGCTTGCTTTTTTCGTTCTTTGTGCCTTCATGTCAACTCCATTTCGGCGGCCGTCCTGGTGCTGGTCGCGGGGGTTCGGCCTCAAGGCCAAGATGTTTAAGGTATTGCAAAATCGAAGCCCGGCAATCCCGTATGACGCTCAAAAGCGGGTGCGCGATGATCTTTCCGAACCGGTCGATCTGCGTCATGCCGTCCGTTTCAACCTGGCGTTCAGCGCGGCGCAACTGGTCAAAGGTCCTCGTCATGCTTGCCATAAGAAGCTGCGCTTCAGCATCGCCTAAATTGTACTCAGCTTCCAGCTTTTTGCGCCATTCCAGCGCTTCCTTGCATA from Desulfatiglans anilini DSM 4660 harbors:
- a CDS encoding P27 family phage terminase small subunit; this encodes MARLCKEALEWRKKLEAEYNLGDAEAQLLMASMTRTFDQLRRAERQVETDGMTQIDRFGKIIAHPLLSVIRDCRASILQYLKHLGLEAEPPRPAPGRPPKWS